The proteins below come from a single Agrococcus beijingensis genomic window:
- a CDS encoding type II toxin-antitoxin system VapC family toxin, translated as MIVLDTNVLSEPMRRRPDPGVIAWLSAHADRAAITAVSVAELQYGVQRLDAGRRRDALQGAIDRMERAAADRLLAFDRAAARRWGSLRAERERLGRPMSLEDGMIAAICLVGEHDLATRNLADFEGLGITLHDPWQVGG; from the coding sequence GTGATCGTCCTCGACACGAACGTGCTCTCCGAGCCCATGCGACGGAGGCCTGACCCGGGCGTCATCGCATGGCTGAGCGCGCACGCCGATCGCGCCGCGATCACTGCGGTCTCGGTGGCGGAGCTGCAGTACGGCGTGCAGCGACTGGATGCGGGCCGACGGCGCGATGCGCTCCAGGGCGCCATCGATCGGATGGAGCGGGCGGCTGCTGACCGGCTGCTGGCCTTCGATCGTGCCGCAGCCCGCCGATGGGGGTCGTTGCGGGCCGAGCGCGAGCGGCTGGGCCGGCCGATGAGCCTGGAGGACGGGATGATCGCCGCGATTTGCCTGGTCGGCGAGCACGACCTCGCGACCCGCAACCTCGCCGACTTCGAAGGGCTCGGCATCACGCTGCACGACCCATGGCAGGTCGGAGGCTGA
- the rplI gene encoding 50S ribosomal protein L9 yields the protein MAKLILTNEVSGLGSAGDVIEVKNGFARNYLVPQGLAVAWTRGGEKQVESIKAGRVAREHATIEEAQDLRARLEANAVTLKAKTGSEGRLFGSIQTKDIADAVEAAGHGSIDKRVIEIASPIRSVGEYKATARLRDDIVATITLKVVAAK from the coding sequence ATGGCAAAGCTCATTCTGACGAACGAGGTCTCCGGCCTCGGCTCCGCTGGTGACGTCATCGAGGTCAAGAACGGGTTCGCCCGCAACTACCTCGTGCCGCAGGGCCTGGCTGTCGCGTGGACGCGCGGCGGCGAGAAGCAGGTCGAGTCGATCAAGGCAGGCCGCGTCGCACGCGAGCACGCCACGATCGAGGAGGCCCAGGACCTGCGCGCTCGCCTCGAGGCGAACGCCGTCACCCTGAAGGCGAAGACCGGCTCCGAGGGCCGCCTCTTCGGCTCGATCCAGACGAAGGACATCGCTGACGCCGTCGAGGCCGCCGGTCACGGCAGCATCGACAAGCGCGTCATCGAGATCGCCTCGCCGATCCGCTCGGTCGGCGAGTACAAGGCGACCGCGCGTCTGCGCGACGACATCGTCGCGACGATCACGCTCAAGGTGGTCGCGGCCAAGTAG
- the rpsR gene encoding 30S ribosomal protein S18, with protein sequence MAGKPQNRKPRGPKGGKTLAPAKAIKVGVIDWKDVATLKKFISERGKIRARRITGVSVQEQRLIAKAIKNAREMALLPYSGAGR encoded by the coding sequence ATGGCTGGCAAGCCGCAGAACCGCAAGCCGCGGGGCCCGAAGGGCGGCAAGACGCTCGCTCCGGCGAAGGCGATCAAGGTCGGCGTCATCGACTGGAAGGACGTCGCGACGCTCAAGAAGTTCATCTCGGAGCGCGGCAAGATCCGTGCCCGTCGCATCACCGGCGTCTCGGTGCAGGAGCAGCGCCTGATCGCCAAGGCGATCAAGAACGCTCGCGAGATGGCGCTCCTGCCGTACTCCGGCGCCGGACGCTGA
- the rpsF gene encoding 30S ribosomal protein S6, translated as MQQYELMVILDPEVDERSVAPSLDKFLNVIRNDGGTIDKVDIWGRRRLAYEIDKKTEGIYAVVNFSAESKTTDELDRQLGLSEAVMRTKVLRADTAVAQTGDSRRHAEAKAARKANAPAAAAAPAAPVTATPAAPAAAEATAEVEAE; from the coding sequence ATGCAGCAGTACGAGCTGATGGTGATTCTCGACCCGGAGGTGGACGAGCGCTCTGTCGCACCGTCCCTCGACAAGTTCCTCAACGTCATCCGCAACGATGGCGGCACGATCGACAAGGTCGACATCTGGGGCCGACGTCGCCTGGCATACGAGATCGACAAGAAGACCGAGGGCATCTACGCCGTCGTCAACTTCTCGGCCGAGTCCAAGACCACCGATGAGCTGGACCGCCAGCTGGGCCTCTCCGAGGCCGTCATGCGCACCAAGGTGCTGCGTGCCGACACCGCCGTGGCGCAGACGGGCGACTCGCGTCGCCACGCCGAGGCCAAGGCAGCCCGGAAGGCGAATGCGCCCGCCGCTGCCGCCGCGCCGGCCGCTCCGGTGACCGCGACCCCCGCAGCCCCGGCAGCCGCTGAGGCGACCGCAGAGGTCGAGGCCGAGTAG
- a CDS encoding Fpg/Nei family DNA glycosylase yields the protein MPELPEVEALAADLGARLAGRAIRRVDVPSIAALKTYDPSVDALAGTVFTGASRRGKHLVLSVDSGLHLVIHLARSGWIQWRAGAQSEDPFGSSPRRQRRGPSRATVNGLPAFKGPLAARVVLERAAGDEGVGGDGFDVTERATQKRLAIHVVAHPDQVLSIATLGPEPLDASFTEERFANILEHAGRAQIKGVLRDQRRIAGIGNAYSDEILHAARMSPFHPASMPPDEVHRLYTALREVLGEAVEHARGVPASSLKAEKRQGMRVHGRKGEACPVCGDTVRQVIYADSTFEYCANCQTGGKPLADRVLSRLGVRR from the coding sequence ATGCCGGAGCTGCCCGAGGTCGAGGCGCTCGCGGCCGACCTGGGCGCCCGCCTGGCCGGCCGCGCGATCCGTCGTGTCGACGTGCCGTCGATCGCCGCGCTCAAGACCTACGACCCATCCGTCGACGCCCTCGCGGGCACCGTCTTCACCGGAGCGAGCCGACGCGGCAAGCACCTGGTGCTGAGCGTCGACAGCGGGCTGCACCTCGTGATCCACCTGGCGCGCTCCGGGTGGATCCAGTGGCGCGCTGGAGCTCAGAGCGAAGACCCTTTCGGGTCTTCGCCGCGACGCCAGCGCCGTGGCCCGTCTCGGGCCACGGTGAACGGGTTGCCCGCGTTCAAGGGTCCGCTGGCGGCCCGCGTGGTGCTCGAGCGCGCCGCGGGCGACGAGGGGGTCGGCGGCGACGGCTTCGACGTGACCGAGCGCGCGACGCAGAAGCGGCTCGCGATCCACGTGGTCGCGCATCCCGACCAGGTGCTCTCGATCGCGACGCTCGGCCCCGAGCCGCTCGACGCATCCTTCACCGAGGAGCGCTTCGCGAACATCCTCGAGCATGCCGGCCGGGCACAGATCAAGGGCGTGCTCCGCGACCAGCGGCGCATCGCCGGCATCGGCAACGCCTACTCCGACGAGATCCTGCATGCGGCGCGCATGTCGCCGTTCCACCCGGCGTCGATGCCGCCCGACGAGGTGCACCGGCTCTACACGGCCCTGCGCGAGGTGCTCGGCGAGGCGGTCGAGCATGCCCGCGGCGTGCCGGCGTCGTCGCTGAAGGCCGAGAAGCGGCAGGGGATGCGGGTGCACGGCCGCAAGGGCGAGGCGTGCCCGGTGTGCGGCGACACGGTGCGCCAGGTCATCTATGCCGACAGCACCTTCGAGTACTGCGCGAACTGCCAGACGGGCGGCAAGCCGCTCGCCGATCGGGTACTGTCGCGGCTGGGCGTGCGGCGCTGA
- a CDS encoding DUF6049 family protein — MLSAGRLARRRATACAAAAVATALLAAPLAGADRAQAAIAPASDGELSIAPVDPLLSEGERLVLQVTIDNASATASPATTVDVLLTTAPIATRYALTRWFDGQAIAANRSIATVELPEVAALEQETVTVTVEADALGLDGTPWGAYGIAASAPSMSGATSVVVRDEPGESSPTRLALAAPIDAPVEESGLLAADDLAAATGPRGLARTTLDAALAAGATVGVDPAFGASAAALGQEAPAAASAWLDAADTPSAYPLLYANADPIALVRAGLYPVEPLGIPIADGSPLAPSAGVVGSRRPVIDATSAVMNQDDLVALSGIGTVVLSTGNLDEQIGGRTPGAHIEVAGVEVLAADAEVQRAVGDAASADAVEASEARAELMALLATITRERPSDPRTLAAVLPATTQGASIETLADLASARFVDTVGIDAALEAESRPAELSPLEDPSRVEGAVFVQQALAHEQEVARVASIVADPSTLLAELRLSLLAALPDAGRRVTDADRAAIDGLGSAMTVLRNGVQIVGGSEIQAVGERVPMPITITNQLDEAAEVVLTVRASNALMTVREPSTTIVVPAGSQQRVQVPVDIVGTGTVLLIAQLHTPDGVPLGQIQTLRVSAQPTIEVAVAWVLGSAIVLLLGFGIWRSVRKRRLGKAHGDLDTPEEHREQGDPE, encoded by the coding sequence ATGCTGTCGGCAGGTCGCCTGGCGCGACGGCGCGCGACAGCGTGCGCCGCCGCTGCTGTCGCGACGGCACTGCTCGCAGCCCCGCTCGCCGGCGCCGATCGGGCGCAGGCCGCCATCGCTCCGGCGAGCGATGGGGAGCTCTCCATCGCACCCGTCGACCCGCTGCTCAGCGAGGGCGAGCGGCTCGTGCTCCAGGTGACGATCGACAACGCCTCGGCCACCGCCTCGCCCGCCACGACGGTCGACGTGCTGCTGACGACCGCTCCCATCGCCACCCGCTACGCCCTCACCCGCTGGTTCGACGGCCAGGCCATCGCCGCGAACCGCAGCATCGCGACCGTCGAGCTGCCCGAGGTCGCTGCGCTCGAGCAGGAGACCGTCACGGTGACCGTCGAGGCGGATGCGCTGGGTCTCGACGGGACGCCGTGGGGCGCCTACGGGATCGCCGCGTCCGCGCCGAGCATGAGCGGGGCGACGAGCGTCGTCGTGCGCGACGAGCCGGGCGAGTCGAGCCCCACCAGGCTCGCGCTCGCCGCGCCCATCGACGCCCCGGTCGAGGAGAGCGGGCTGCTGGCTGCCGACGACCTGGCCGCCGCCACCGGGCCCCGCGGGCTCGCGCGCACCACGCTCGACGCCGCCCTGGCAGCCGGTGCGACGGTCGGCGTCGACCCCGCCTTCGGCGCGAGCGCCGCTGCGCTCGGCCAGGAGGCGCCGGCTGCCGCGAGCGCGTGGCTCGATGCCGCAGACACGCCCTCCGCCTACCCGCTGCTCTACGCCAACGCCGACCCGATCGCGCTGGTGCGCGCGGGCCTGTACCCGGTCGAGCCGCTCGGCATCCCGATCGCCGACGGCTCACCGCTCGCCCCCTCGGCCGGCGTGGTCGGCTCGCGCCGGCCCGTGATCGACGCCACCTCGGCCGTGATGAACCAGGACGACCTCGTTGCGCTCTCGGGCATCGGCACCGTGGTGCTGTCGACCGGCAACCTCGACGAGCAGATCGGCGGCCGCACCCCCGGCGCGCACATCGAGGTCGCCGGGGTCGAGGTGCTCGCCGCCGACGCCGAGGTGCAGCGCGCCGTGGGCGACGCCGCCTCCGCCGACGCCGTCGAGGCCTCCGAGGCGCGCGCCGAGCTCATGGCGCTGCTCGCGACGATCACCCGCGAGCGCCCCAGCGATCCACGCACGCTCGCCGCGGTGCTGCCTGCCACGACGCAGGGCGCGAGCATCGAGACCCTCGCCGATCTCGCATCCGCCCGCTTCGTCGACACCGTCGGCATCGACGCGGCGCTCGAGGCCGAGTCCCGCCCCGCCGAGCTCTCGCCCCTCGAGGACCCGTCGCGGGTCGAGGGGGCGGTCTTCGTGCAGCAGGCGCTCGCGCACGAGCAGGAGGTCGCGCGGGTCGCGAGCATCGTCGCCGACCCCTCGACGCTGCTCGCCGAGCTGCGGCTGTCGCTGCTGGCCGCGCTGCCCGACGCCGGCCGGCGGGTCACCGACGCCGACCGCGCCGCGATCGACGGCCTCGGCAGCGCCATGACCGTGCTGCGCAACGGCGTGCAGATCGTCGGCGGAAGCGAGATCCAGGCGGTCGGCGAGCGCGTGCCGATGCCCATCACCATCACCAACCAGCTCGACGAGGCTGCCGAGGTCGTGCTGACGGTGCGCGCGTCGAACGCGCTGATGACGGTGCGCGAGCCCAGCACCACGATCGTGGTGCCCGCGGGCAGCCAGCAGCGCGTGCAGGTGCCGGTCGACATCGTCGGCACCGGCACCGTGCTGCTCATCGCCCAGCTGCACACGCCCGACGGGGTGCCGCTCGGCCAGATCCAGACGCTGCGGGTCAGCGCGCAGCCGACGATCGAGGTGGCCGTAGCCTGGGTGCTCGGCAGCGCCATCGTGCTGCTGCTCGGGTTCGGCATCTGGCGCTCCGTGCGCAAGCGCAGGCTCGGCAAGGCGCATGGTGACCTCGACACCCCTGAGGAGCACCGCGAGCAGGGGGATCCCGAGTGA
- a CDS encoding MFS transporter, translating into MTDERVPQRAPLGASFWRLFSSSTASNFSDGILAAALPLVAASLTRDPLLVSLVATLAFLPWLLFAIPAGALVDRVDRRAAMRLANLFRALVLLGLAVALATGWASIWVLYVAAFLLGIAETVYDNAARAMLPRVVRRAQLERGNSLLSTAESVTNLFLGAPLGALLFALWAVLPIGASVVLYVGAAVLVATVRGAFVPDRGAERTTMSADIREGLGWLVRHPILRQLVWATGIAGFGNAIANGIGVLFALEVLGIDEAGFGLVLSVIGVGAILGALLSTTITRLLGRTGAMGVSGVVYGMTLLAMGVWPTLPVALVCWPLGALAVSAFNVQVMSVRQALIPDALFGRVQGAYRTVIWGGMPLGALTGGAVASAFDLPTAFVVAGVLATIAGVAVWWVLAVFRHQIADAFAEETEAA; encoded by the coding sequence GTGACCGATGAGCGCGTGCCGCAGCGGGCGCCGCTCGGCGCGAGCTTCTGGCGGCTCTTCTCGTCGTCGACGGCGTCGAACTTCTCCGACGGCATCCTGGCTGCGGCGCTGCCGCTGGTCGCGGCGAGCCTCACGCGCGACCCGCTGCTCGTCTCGCTGGTCGCGACGCTCGCGTTCCTGCCGTGGCTGCTGTTCGCGATCCCGGCGGGCGCGCTGGTCGACCGCGTCGACCGGCGTGCGGCGATGCGGCTCGCGAACCTCTTCCGCGCCCTCGTGCTGCTCGGTCTGGCGGTCGCGCTCGCCACGGGATGGGCGAGCATCTGGGTGCTCTACGTCGCGGCGTTCCTGCTCGGCATCGCCGAGACCGTCTACGACAACGCGGCGAGGGCGATGCTGCCCAGGGTGGTGCGTCGGGCGCAGCTCGAGCGGGGCAACTCGCTGCTCTCCACCGCCGAGAGCGTCACGAACCTCTTCCTCGGCGCGCCCCTGGGCGCACTCCTGTTCGCGCTGTGGGCGGTGCTGCCGATCGGCGCATCGGTCGTGCTCTACGTCGGGGCGGCGGTGCTGGTGGCGACGGTGCGCGGCGCCTTCGTGCCCGACCGCGGGGCCGAGCGCACGACGATGTCGGCCGACATCCGTGAGGGCCTCGGCTGGCTCGTGCGCCATCCGATCCTGCGGCAGCTCGTCTGGGCGACGGGCATCGCAGGGTTCGGCAACGCGATCGCGAACGGCATCGGCGTGCTGTTCGCGCTCGAGGTGCTGGGCATCGACGAGGCCGGCTTCGGCCTGGTGCTGAGCGTGATCGGCGTGGGCGCGATCCTCGGGGCGCTGCTGTCGACGACGATCACGCGGCTGCTGGGCCGCACGGGCGCCATGGGCGTGAGCGGCGTGGTCTACGGGATGACGCTGCTGGCGATGGGCGTCTGGCCGACGCTGCCGGTCGCGCTGGTCTGCTGGCCGCTGGGGGCGCTCGCCGTGAGCGCCTTCAACGTGCAGGTCATGTCGGTGCGGCAGGCCCTCATCCCGGATGCGCTGTTCGGCCGGGTGCAGGGCGCCTACCGCACGGTGATCTGGGGCGGCATGCCGCTGGGCGCGCTCACCGGCGGGGCCGTGGCGTCGGCCTTCGACCTGCCGACCGCGTTCGTGGTCGCCGGCGTGCTGGCGACGATCGCGGGCGTCGCGGTGTGGTGGGTGCTGGCGGTGTTCCGGCACCAGATCGCCGATGCCTTCGCCGAGGAGACCGAGGCGGCCTGA
- a CDS encoding FitA-like ribbon-helix-helix domain-containing protein, whose amino-acid sequence MATLTIRNLSEETRRALKARAAAHDRSMEAEVREILDDAVGVRVDFVHGWLSDVEQLDIDLSLPERGRPRSVDLL is encoded by the coding sequence ATGGCGACATTGACGATCCGGAACCTGTCTGAGGAGACCAGGCGAGCACTCAAAGCACGGGCCGCTGCGCACGATCGCTCGATGGAGGCCGAGGTGCGTGAGATCCTCGACGACGCCGTCGGCGTGCGGGTCGACTTCGTCCACGGCTGGCTCAGCGATGTCGAGCAGCTCGACATCGATCTTTCGCTTCCCGAGCGTGGACGCCCGCGTTCGGTCGACCTCCTGTGA
- a CDS encoding CCA tRNA nucleotidyltransferase, whose amino-acid sequence MGEATARLHALVESAPAKPLADAFAAAGHELALVGGPVRDAFLDRPVTDLDFTTSARPDEILALVSPLADATWDVGREFGTIAARIGGETIEITTYRADQYDGVSRKPQVAFGDSLELDLERRDFTVNALALRITPRRGTTDAVPQLVDVGGGLEHLLQGVLDTPMAPERSFDDDPLRMMRAARFAAQLGFDVAPRVVTAMTDLAERIRDISAERVRDELTKLLLTRSPVPGVRLLTDTGILDRVLPEVPALRLEADEHAHHKDVYEHSLTVLQQGIDLEASRNPDASPDLVSRLAGLLHDIGKPATRRIEGRTVTFHQHDLVGARLARQRLKALRFDNDTVKAVARLVELHLRFYGYGEQAWTDSAVRRYVRDAGPLLERLHILTRSDVTTRNRRKAERLDFAYDDLEQRIAELREQEEMDAVRPDLDGEQIMAILGLQPGREVGEAYRMLLEQRLEHGPLGAERAETVLRDWWAARGA is encoded by the coding sequence ATGGGGGAGGCGACCGCGCGGCTGCACGCGCTCGTGGAGTCGGCGCCTGCGAAGCCGCTCGCCGACGCGTTCGCGGCGGCGGGGCACGAGCTGGCGCTCGTGGGCGGACCGGTGCGCGACGCGTTCCTCGACCGGCCGGTGACCGACCTCGACTTCACCACCAGCGCCCGCCCCGACGAGATCCTGGCGCTCGTGTCGCCGCTCGCCGACGCCACCTGGGATGTCGGCCGCGAGTTCGGCACCATCGCCGCGCGCATCGGCGGCGAGACGATCGAGATCACCACCTACCGCGCCGATCAGTACGACGGCGTCTCGCGCAAGCCGCAGGTGGCGTTCGGCGACAGCCTCGAGCTCGACCTCGAGCGGCGCGACTTCACCGTGAACGCGCTGGCGCTGCGCATCACGCCCCGTCGGGGCACGACGGATGCGGTGCCGCAGCTCGTCGACGTCGGTGGCGGTCTCGAGCACCTGCTGCAGGGCGTGCTCGACACCCCGATGGCGCCGGAGCGCTCCTTCGACGACGACCCGCTGCGCATGATGCGCGCCGCGCGCTTCGCCGCCCAGCTGGGCTTCGACGTGGCACCCCGGGTCGTGACGGCCATGACCGATCTCGCGGAGCGCATCCGCGACATCTCCGCGGAGCGGGTGCGCGACGAGCTGACGAAGCTGCTGCTGACGCGCAGCCCGGTGCCGGGCGTGCGGCTGCTGACCGACACGGGCATCCTCGACCGGGTGCTGCCCGAGGTGCCGGCGCTGCGGCTCGAGGCCGACGAGCACGCGCACCACAAGGACGTCTACGAGCACTCGCTGACCGTGCTGCAGCAGGGCATCGACCTCGAGGCGTCGCGGAATCCGGATGCGTCGCCAGACCTGGTCTCGCGGCTCGCGGGGCTGCTCCATGACATCGGCAAGCCGGCGACGCGCCGCATCGAGGGCCGCACGGTCACCTTCCACCAGCACGACCTGGTGGGCGCGCGGCTGGCGAGGCAGCGGCTGAAGGCGCTGCGCTTCGACAACGACACGGTGAAGGCGGTCGCGCGGCTGGTCGAGCTGCACCTGCGCTTCTACGGCTACGGCGAGCAGGCCTGGACCGACTCGGCCGTGCGGCGCTACGTGCGCGACGCAGGCCCGCTGCTCGAGCGGCTGCACATCCTCACGCGCTCCGACGTGACGACCCGCAACCGGCGCAAGGCGGAGCGGCTCGACTTCGCCTACGACGACCTCGAGCAGCGCATCGCCGAGCTGCGCGAGCAGGAGGAGATGGATGCGGTGCGTCCCGACCTCGACGGGGAGCAGATCATGGCGATCCTGGGCCTGCAGCCCGGCCGCGAGGTGGGCGAGGCCTACCGGATGCTGCTCGAGCAGCGGCTCGAGCACGGCCCGCTCGGCGCCGAGCGCGCCGAGACGGTGCTGCGCGACTGGTGGGCCGCCCGCGGCGCCTAG
- a CDS encoding single-stranded DNA-binding protein yields the protein MAGETIITVVGNLTADPELRYTQNGLAVANFTIASTPRTFDRASNEWKDGEALFLRASVWREFAEHVSQSLSKGSRVIAQGRLKQRSFETQQGEKRTVIELEVDEIGPSLRYATAQITRTTGGGAGRSSGGQGGQVGQGGGFGQPQQAAGEPWGQPAAQPASGDVWGAPGTSYNDETPF from the coding sequence ATGGCTGGCGAGACGATCATCACGGTCGTCGGCAACCTGACTGCCGACCCGGAGCTGCGCTACACGCAGAACGGTCTCGCGGTGGCGAACTTCACGATCGCATCGACGCCGCGCACGTTCGACCGCGCGTCGAACGAGTGGAAGGACGGCGAAGCGCTGTTCCTCCGCGCGTCGGTGTGGCGCGAGTTCGCCGAGCACGTCTCGCAGAGCCTGTCGAAGGGCTCGCGCGTCATCGCGCAGGGTCGCCTGAAGCAGCGCTCGTTCGAGACGCAGCAGGGCGAGAAGCGCACGGTCATCGAGCTCGAGGTCGACGAGATCGGCCCCTCGCTCCGCTACGCGACGGCGCAGATCACGCGCACGACGGGCGGCGGCGCAGGCCGCAGCTCCGGTGGGCAGGGTGGCCAGGTCGGGCAGGGCGGCGGCTTCGGCCAGCCGCAGCAGGCCGCCGGTGAGCCGTGGGGCCAGCCGGCCGCGCAGCCCGCCTCCGGCGACGTGTGGGGCGCTCCCGGCACCTCCTACAACGACGAGACGCCCTTCTAG
- a CDS encoding NYN domain-containing protein has protein sequence MPTDSEARVAVYIDFDNILISRYDQIHGRGAFHADKVRTLPADGRESKARTRFSQATVDLGAIIDYASSYGSIVLSRAYADWSVPAHAAYRDQLLARAVDLVQMFPTTRSLKNGADIRLSIDVVEDLFRLDNITHVVVVAGDSDYIALAQRTKRLGRYMVGIGVAGSTSKSLAAACDEFADYDALPGIEPVQIDEPEPEVDAPAPTKAEAKRIAAEAEEAAATEAEAAKAPARRRRRATSESVAAAQDEVAMTPAQRGDASTGLLERAMRILHQKTDDEWLHANVVKEQMKRMDPVFNEKSIGHKSFSDFVTARDALVELREEGQARLLRLKGE, from the coding sequence ATGCCCACTGACTCCGAGGCGCGTGTCGCCGTCTACATCGACTTCGACAACATCCTCATCTCGCGCTACGACCAGATCCACGGTCGCGGCGCCTTCCATGCCGACAAGGTGCGCACGCTGCCCGCCGACGGCCGCGAGTCGAAGGCGCGCACGCGCTTCTCGCAGGCGACCGTCGACCTCGGCGCGATCATCGACTACGCCTCCTCCTACGGCTCGATCGTGCTCAGCCGCGCCTACGCCGACTGGTCGGTGCCGGCGCACGCCGCCTACCGCGACCAGCTGCTGGCCAGAGCGGTCGACCTGGTGCAGATGTTCCCGACCACCCGCTCGCTGAAGAACGGCGCCGACATCCGCCTCTCGATCGACGTGGTCGAGGATCTCTTCCGCCTCGACAACATCACCCACGTCGTGGTGGTGGCTGGCGACAGCGACTACATCGCGCTCGCCCAGCGCACCAAGCGGCTGGGCCGCTACATGGTGGGCATCGGCGTCGCCGGCTCCACCTCGAAGTCGCTCGCCGCCGCGTGCGACGAGTTCGCCGACTACGACGCGCTGCCGGGCATCGAGCCGGTGCAGATCGACGAGCCCGAGCCCGAGGTCGACGCGCCCGCGCCGACGAAGGCGGAGGCCAAGCGCATCGCCGCCGAGGCCGAGGAGGCCGCGGCGACGGAGGCCGAGGCCGCGAAGGCACCCGCGCGTCGCCGCCGCCGTGCGACGAGCGAGTCGGTCGCCGCGGCTCAGGACGAGGTGGCGATGACCCCGGCCCAGCGCGGCGACGCCTCGACGGGCCTGCTCGAGCGCGCCATGCGCATCCTGCACCAGAAGACCGACGACGAGTGGCTGCACGCCAACGTCGTCAAGGAGCAGATGAAGCGCATGGATCCGGTCTTCAACGAGAAGTCGATCGGGCACAAGTCGTTCTCCGACTTCGTGACCGCAAGGGATGCGCTGGTCGAGCTGCGCGAGGAGGGGCAGGCCCGCCTGCTCCGCCTGAAGGGCGAGTAG